AGTCTTCTGTGGTTTGTAGGCACCCTCGAGAGCCAAGGCATCGATGTCGTGTTGGTAATGTTCATTGTAGTAGCTCTCACTGAAATTAAAACGTTCTCTTTTAGGGTTTGTCTTTGTCCAGCTTAAGAACTAGTTAAATTTTAGCTTGGTGTAAAAAACGTCGAATTTATTACAGTACAgtcggtaccatcgagtatcaaaattttgacatttgtaaaaatagttcctacgccgtccgctagaggcgctgatcagattttcatacaaaaaattgctctaatcggtagtcgatagaagtaaaGAATCACCCCTTAGATACCACTGTGTCTGAGTCTTTGCGAAGTCAGTTATGAGGAACTTGTCAAATCTAGTCTGCCTTTAGGTTTGTTTGTTCGTAAGGAACCGAAGGATGCTATATCCTAAAACATGAAATGAATCTAAAAAGGCACTTACTCACAACCGACGTTTGCGAATGCTTGAGACTGTAGTACGTGCAATATTACAGTATAATGTCGTCTTGGGTCATCTGCTGACGGGATTTCACCTTCCATAGATCTAAAACAATCACAATCATTGTTATACAAAGGTCTTTGCCCAAGGTCGGTAGAAAATTAAGTTATGCAAGTGGAAAATGTTCCATTGTTGTATTCTACTCAGACGCGATTCTATCATAATGTTTCTCTCGCCAGAAACGTGTGTGAATGATAAGTATGCATCTCTGATATTCTATACTGGCAACATTCCGTACTATTTAATTTGGTAGTTTATtgcatagaaattaataaaagaatAGATCAATATTGAATCAGAAATTACGGTTTTCAAGCTTTCACAATCCTTGAGTATTAGTTGGATGACCTTCGTGGTGCAGTAGTTAAGGTGTTCGCCGCGCCattaccattgcgttgggaagtcgtgggttcgatttctacacGGACccattatttgtgcgacccatttcgggtctggttacactttgtgtctgttgtttgtatgtttgtaaaagtctccaaGACACAATACAAGAgccattcttagtgcgggagttgtctttaaaaggTTAACTAAAAAGGTTACTAGGCTACTcgattactataaaaaaataatacaattaaaaatattattaatagaataCTTACACTATGTTATTTTCCAGTGCTTCTCTCGCATCTTCCAGTTCAGATTGTGCTGCTATGTACTTCGGAAGGTTATCGGAGTATACCACGTTCATACATACGACCAGTGGCATGAGTAAACGCAACACGGTAGTCTCCATCtataaagatttatattattatgaatttatgagAATATTCATGTAGCAGGACTTGATTTTATCACTTTTCATACTATTACTTTTGTAGATTTCCAGCGCAATAACATAATTGCATCGAAAGTTTTATGGTAGCTTTGAATAAATTAGACGAATCTTGATAGTTTCTTTACCGTTTAAAAGCTTATGTAGTAGGCACtgtttttaataagaaaaaagttatcaaatcaattctttaatttaatttgaattgatCGAATtatcttttgataaaaatgatGTGTTTACTTACCTTATAATAACTAATTTGTAATATGCCGTCTTAAAATCCGATCGTTGTTGTGAATACGCCACAAAGCACTTTATcttgaatatattataaatacttttgattaCATGCTGAAGTGACTTTCCTAAACGTGCAATAAGAACAAAGGATTTGATAGTCacgtgtaattttatttatgttgttaaaaATTAGTTACGATTTCTACGTAAGAAACTAATTACTTggattataagtaaaataaacctAATCACTTAATATGACGCTATtccataaattattgtttgactTTTCACGTAacacatatacctacctacttacgtgcgtctttttattatttacacgataattatttctaaactaaGTACCTAAATTAAATTGCCGTTAAGTAAAACACGTATGTACACAattagtttattgtattttaaattcattattatacaGTTTTTTAATAGGAAAAGTATTGACACATcatcacttatatttttaaataaataccttcTTTACTTACAACTAATTGTAGAATACTACTAAGCCTAACCTACAGATAATGTAAGATGTGTTTACACTGTACATAATGTTTATACATTCAATATTTGACGATTTATCACATAATAAGCCTgagtaaaaattgttttttgtaaccTCGGACGAATAAGAGAGGTGTTATAATTTGACAGTTTGAGCTGTTAAGTTCGACATCCATGTGTCTGTATTTGTGTCTGATTTGAGTACTGTAGCACTAACAACGGTTAACCGATTTGAATGCGTTTTGCAAGATCTGTCTATAGTCGGATACTTATCTATTGTCATGTACATTTGCACCTGTTTTCTGTGATTACCAATCGCTTGAGTATCTACAAGTACGGTTTAtactttgttatataaaattatcagtCGTATTTACTTCCTACTACTCTCTATTAAGTTACTATAGTTAGATTTACTGTCTTCAGGTTGAAAATTAACATAGTTATCAGTGCCAACTTCAGAAGCAGTTCCTCGACTTCCTTTCTTCAAAGCATTGCTTTTATTCTTAAGTTCttctaagaaattatttttaatttcattgttattaCACTTTGGTATGTTGCTGTAATTTGTTTTGCTCTTTTCTTCTAAGTCGTTATAGTCTTCACTGCTCGAAGGTATGTCTTTAACAATGTCTAGTTGTTCGTAAGGTGTAGGTAACGCAGAtcttatattttgaatgttggGGAATAAACTCGGGTCAATTTCTGTATAATGACTTTCAGTACAAGTACTAGTAGTCGCGAGCCGCTTTTTGTTTGGCACAGCGTATGTAGGCGAACCAACATACAAACTATTGTTTTCCATCACTGAATTTTCATTGTTTACAGATGTGTAAAAGTTTGTAGCGTAAGCGTAGTCGTATGTCTCCCATTGTCTCGGATAAGGTGGTATTGGATTGTCATTATTAAAGGGTTTATAAGGAGcctgcaataaaataaacattgattaattattttttacattgcaCTGAGACTTAGAAAGATAATTTCATGCAGTTTAGAAACTTTATGAAATTCAGCTTTTTATAACGAAGAGTTATTAAGACATACCCCATTTTGATTCTTGTGTTTATTTCTCCTGTGTATAATGAAGCAGATGCCTGCAATGATAGCCACCAGGGCTCCGGCCCCACTAGCGATAATCGCGAGCAAGCCCGTATCATCTACAAACACATATTataccgttgtttgtatgtttgtaaagtccccgcgacacaagaacaatccTTAGTGGggaagttttctttttaaaatcgAACCTTAGAATTAATTTCATTTGcagatatttgtaaaaatctgAGACCCAAACTGATTATGTTGGGACATTTTTGAGAAGTTACTCATTAAAAGATAACTTACCATTCAGTATCTTGAATTTATCTGAATTTGTTGAGTCCGATACTCGATGTAACACGATTGTGTTCCGCTTAGTATATTCATGAAGCGCTGAAGCTTCACAATATATCTTAGTCATGTGATGTTCCTCGTTCAAGGGAAAATTGCCTTTAATAGATTTTCCATTCACTCCTTCTCCAATTATCTTGTCTAAAGACAGAAAActagtgatattatgtatgtatgtatgtatgtatgtaatacatacataagatcaAGTGTAAATAGGTGGTAGGTAGAACGTCTTTCACGaccatacattaaatatttaccattagttgacccgcgcaacttcgttttttactggtacatcacgctacgaccaataggagcagatcctattggtcgtagcgtgatgatatagatAACGTACCCGGTATATTGCAACAGGCTCGCCCTCTATCACATGAGACTCACAATATTAAAGGCAAAACGcgaatgtatttcatacacctctgcctacaccgtcatgatattatgtatgcaactgtagcgcaagaggtctcgggttcgaatcctgattggggccaaaaagtcttttctgacttttctgttaaaaaagttctcagagattgcccggagttatgAGGTTGTGatcgtagacctccgtgtcCCGAAGAGCACGTAACGCCAtcagtcctgcgcctgacctttcTCTGAACTATAGgctaaaggaatagagagtgtacctgtgtacggtgcacacatttggacactataaacgAAGTCCTGCACAggtggctggtttcaatgaaactggccgccgcgCCATAGTCGAAATCGGCGAGGACGacattaagtatgtatgtaatttaattaatacaataatattatacaaaaataaatttatttcgtaCTCACCTCCAAAAATCAGTTTAAGGTTTTTTTGTTCTTGCGTACTGCAAGTGATGGTCAGTTCATCATCAGGTTTGTATCGGTATGCAATGACCCATTCGTTCTCATTGACACTGTATTGATACAATGTATTGTTTGAAACTAAACCTGATAACTGTGGCTCTGCAAACATAAATATTCTATTCTTTAGAGATTAAAATTTGTTAGGAAAATTTATAGATATCAATGTTCAGTAGCGCGACTTTGTATCGAGTACACACTTTACTATCGAGTAAGTAAGTTCCaataatttatgtaggtatggCTCCACATGGAATGATTTCACGATTTcccaattaagataacagttgttaaaccAAACGCCTGTCGGGCGGATTGAATAACTTTATTGATCTTTtcaaccctttactgtcccactgctgggcaagggtctcctcccaaacgatgAGGAAGgattaggcctcgagtccaccacgctggccaagtgcgggttggggactttgcataccctgaatggcctcaataaatgtattaaacaaattttaggcatgcaaggtttcctcacagttagaacaagtgataattatttctaatacacacataacttctaaaagtcattggtgtgtgttggttcgaacctgcaaccacttgtgtgggaggtgccaacttaaaccactcggctagatagaataaaatagtatttcttaCCGCGATGACGGCTCTTTAGTATATTAATCAAACAATGAAAGTTCACGGTACTGAAACATCTGTATGATTTTATTTCGGAACCTGAAAATACACGAAATTGGTTGAAATGCTGTACaaagtcataataaattaatacatttttataaatacaaaacattaatgCAGTTCTTTTCAGATGGCTAAGTTACAGCACCGACATTTTTTGCCCT
Above is a window of Anticarsia gemmatalis isolate Benzon Research Colony breed Stoneville strain chromosome 2, ilAntGemm2 primary, whole genome shotgun sequence DNA encoding:
- the LOC142978621 gene encoding uncharacterized protein LOC142978621, which encodes MSTRWKCRAHNEKTNTTLYYIFEVHVKGTRKAQVKLDETELNFAIASSSVEGYDGLYEYRGEVGDTIELNCNHNYTNSALKLRYYNAQGTKITEVERLPRDKYQLTFIQTLSAENNGSHIDCITLSPLDDYQQEFTYRTLFTVNEHVNRNNNFRVRVNNVKLAPQIINETETYRYRPIYSSEESSIHCEFKYKGIPINYTESSPRGSEIKSYRCFSTVNFHCLINILKSRHREPQLSGLVSNNTLYQYSVNENEWVIAYRYKPDDELTITCSTQEQKNLKLIFGDKIIGEGVNGKSIKGNFPLNEEHHMTKIYCEASALHEYTKRNTIVLHRVSDSTNSDKFKILNDDTGLLAIIASGAGALVAIIAGICFIIHRRNKHKNQNGAPYKPFNNDNPIPPYPRQWETYDYAYATNFYTSVNNENSVMENNSLYVGSPTYAVPNKKRLATTSTCTESHYTEIDPSLFPNIQNIRSALPTPYEQLDIVKDIPSSSEDYNDLEEKSKTNYSNIPKCNNNEIKNNFLEELKNKSNALKKGSRGTASEVGTDNYVNFQPEDSKSNYSNLIESSRK